DNA sequence from the Nicotiana tomentosiformis chromosome 3, ASM39032v3, whole genome shotgun sequence genome:
ACCAAACTGGATCGTACGTGTTGTCATTtgctatataatttatatgtacTTTAGATTTATTTTATTAAAGATATTATTTAATTGACTTCATATTTTTCTTAGGACTGATTGTGGTGCATTCCTAATCAAGTATGTGGAGTTGTTGATGATGAAAAAGGATGTGGAGAAATTCCAACCTGAGGACATATCAAACTTCAGAAAAGAACTTGCAGCAAATCTTTGGGCACATGGAGAGTGGAAAAGAAATTATGGTTATGATACACCACCAGAAAATGTCAGTGATAACTATGATAGTGAAAATAAAACTTCTTGCCCAAAGGAGCTGTAGTGTAGTTGTAAAGAAAGTCAGCTGTAGTGAAATTGGTATAAAATTATTGTAAAGAATCCATATGAATTCTGAAATATCTTGTAAATTGTCATAAGGCACTTTATTTTGTTTGCATAGCATAATGTTTTGGTCACAGCTAAGCTAAATTATAGTTTCAGTAGTAATATGAAGGCATCGTGTtattaatttctttctttctgtTAACTATTGATTTGTCCATTTTTTCACAGTTTTAAAGGGCCAATCTTTGATTAAATTGTCTTGAAGTTTTTAGAAATTCAAAGCAACACATATTGATTGTTGTAGAACTTCAGAATCTGTTAACTACATCCTTATTTGTTGaaggatgaaaataatattcaagacatatttttttaaatgtgcTAAACTTCTGGAATATAGACAATAAACTGAGATTTtcataagttaaggacattttagaaatttatgtcCTATATATTAGATTCATACTTCAAATGTTCAGGACGTTTCAAAAAATTATGTCCTGAACTTTACTTGTACCaatctcattttaaaaataagatgTAGCAAGCTGTGTTTAGCAAGCTGCAGATGTCAAGTTTTATAACTACTGATTTGTCCATTTTAAATTGCCAGTTTTTTATTAAATctgtagagatatagcaaaagatACATTGATTATTGTAGAACTTCAGGACATTATGTTCATAAACGTCCTGATTTGTTGaaggatgaaaataatattcaggacatatttttctgaaatgtcctgaaCTTCTGGAAATCTAGATAATAATCTGAGATTtccagaagttaaggacattttagaaatttatgtccttaatattagatTCATACTTGAAATTTTCAGGACTTATAAAAGATTATGTCATTAAGTTTTACTTGTACCaatctcattttaaaaataaagatgtaGCAAGTTGCAGGCGtcaaattatattaaaaaaaacGACTTTCTTGTTTACTTACGGCAAGAATAAAATCTCATAAACAATAATTTGTTCGACAAAGGTAAATTGAACTcccagaaaaagaaaaagaaacaaagagcACGTAATTGCAAAGAAACTTTGAAAATTCAGGACATCTTTTATATAACTATCTGCTAATGTTTACTTGCTCAAATAAAAACAATCTAAATGAATCCAATTTATAGCAAAAACTTAAAAGAGTAGATAAACATAAATGGATATATCTATTATTCTCTATGCTTCCTTGAAAATGGATGGACTGCCGGAGAATATATACAAGATGTTCTATTATGACCAATTCTTCTGCAACGACCACATttgaatgttatttttgatgattcggtagctGGAATATGCCTTTTCTTCTGCCTTCTACCTGGCGAGACTTTGAAATCTGGAGGTTTAATAACTTGTGACTTAACACTCTCTGGTACAATCCAAGAATCTGTATGTCCTTCAGGATGTATTTGTCTTTCATATGTTTTCAGCCAAGATTCCTTTAAGTACCAGTCCGAGCAGATATTGGACTTCTTGATGTTTCTCTTCTCGATAGCTGCAATTGCATGTATACATGGTAATTCATCAAATTGAAACTGAAAACAATCACATGCTCTTTTGTTTAAGTCCACCAAGAAAGTAATTCCTTCTTCCTCAACTCTAGAACGCCATGAATCAACAGGGAAGACCTTTAAAGTTGAAAAACTATAAGTTAGTACATTATGTTAAATTATCATTAAAATAATAAGCTAAAGTAAGAACATAATACTTACATTTAAAGTAAAAGCTAAATCtatctttttcttcaattcctcttCTACCCAACAAGAAACGTCATAAAAAGTTCCTTctgcttcatttcttctttcataaAACCAACGTTGTAGCTTCACTTGGATGAAATCCATCATTCTTAATATAGGCAACCTCATTGCTTCTAATAGCACAGAATTCATTGACTCAACTATGTTTGTTGTGAGCATGTCATATCTTTGTCGTGGACTACAAGAACGTGCCCACCTTTCCGGTGGTTCTTCCATCAAGTAGTCAAAAGTCTTCTTATCAACTTTTGCTATATCTGACATGTATAGATCAAATTCTTTGCGCCTATATACTCTTGCAGCACTTTGAAAAAGTTTTATGACCTCACTTTTCACTTTCCTTCGCTTTAGGTTCTgctccaaatgatagatacaaatCCCATGGTGGCTTTCAAGATATACCTTTGCAATGCCATGTGCAATAGATTGATGCCTGTccgataaaaaaaattaaattatcacGGCTCCCAATTGCATTGCGAAGCACACTAAAGTACCACTCATAGGAATTGTTATTTTCAGATTCTGCAATTCCAAAGGCTAGTGGGAATATTTGGTTATTTGCATCCTTTGAAACTGAAATCATTAAATCACCACGATATTTTGACTTCAAAAATGTTGCATCAACAGCAATCACTGGTCTACAATGATTCCAACCAACTATTGATGATCCATATgcataaaacatataaagaaACCTGAAAATACAGTTTGACAAAAGGTTAAAAATACAGGACACCAAATcgttaacatttacactgcacacatcaaagttaaggacatcttgtccttaatattttgaccgcacatatcaaagttaaggacacaatgtccttaacattttcagtgcacacatcaaagttaaggagaacttgtccttaacttttagaatgcacacatcaaagttaaggacaccatgtccttaacttttacaatgcatacatcaaagttaaggacaccatgtccttaatattttcactgcacacatcaaagttaaggacaccatgtcttaacattttcactgcacacatcaaagttaaggacaccacgtccttaacattttcactgcacacatcaaagttaaggacaccatctcgttaactttttcactgcacacattaaagttaaggacaccatgtccttaatatttttacTGCACACagcaaagttaaggacacaatgtccttaactttttcactgcacacatcaaagttaaggacaccgtgtccttaacttttacaatgcacacatcaaagttaaggacaccatgtccttaagtttttcaatgcacacatccaagttaaggacaccatgtccttaacattttcactgcacacatcaaagttaaggacaccatgtccttcaCTTTTataatgcacacatcaaagttaaggacaccatgtccttaactttttcactgcacacatccaagttaacgacaccatgtccttaacattttcattgcacacatcaaagttaaggacaccatgtccttaacattttcactacacacatcaaagttaaggacaccatgtccttaactttttcattgcacacatccaagttaaggacaccatgtccttagctttttcactgcacacatcaaagttaaggacactatgtccttaacattttcattgcacacatccaagttaaggacaccatgtcctaaaGTTTATAAAACAGACTAATAAACTCTTTTTCATTGTTTACCTGTTGTTGTCATCTATCTTTATATTAGTGTATGTTCCCAGATTTTTACTTTTCATCATATACAAGTATGAAGACAATAATTCATAATTCTCTTCAGGAGTTCCTCGTATTAAAGCTGAAGCATGTTGAATAGCACGCCACGCCTTGTGATAACCAATGTCTAGTCCATGCAATTTTTGCATTTCTGCCATGACAAAGGCTGGTGTAACTTCAAACCTTGGGTCTCGAAGATTGTCGATAATGTAACCACTAATTAACTTTGAAATTGTATGCCTTTGATCAGCTTTCATAGTGTTAACTgagcagtcatgatttttctcaaTCTTTACTATCTTGAATAGTGTTGAATCTTTAATTCTGAAACCACGCACACACCACCCACACCTATCATCATTGCATTTCAACGAATATCTTATTGAGCTTGATCTAACAACCTTGAAATCAAAATGTCCTTCAATTGCTATATTGGAAAAACAGTTAATTATACTcttctttttgtcaaatattgatcCCACTTTTATTTCATCCAACGAAGCATTTTCTCTTAATATCGTAGTTGGGGATTCTTTTTGTTTCGAATTTGAGCTTTGTCTAGTTAGTTGAGTAAAGGTTTTTTCAGCAACTCCTTCTATTACCGGTGCACTCTCTAAGACTTGAATACCCAAAGCTTGTTCGTTGTCAATCTCTATAATGCTTTGTCCTTCTACTTGAATAGAATCAAATGTTTGAAGCATCTCTTCAGTTATTGGTTGAGTTTCAACCACATCTATTTCCATTATCTGTTGGCATTTGTCTTGATTGTCTTGTTGAGTTTCTGTATTGACATGTTCAAAGGTGCTTGTAGAATCAAAAACTCTTTTCAAAATATCAACAATGAAACGACAGCCCTTGAAGAGTGAATGATTTTTTAGTAACTCTATACATGTGTGAAGATCTAAATCTTTGGATACAAGCATTCCCTTGCTTGTTCCCAGATTGATATCAAACCATATCATTGCTTCAAACTTGTCTCTATCCAATTCAATAATTTCAAAGACCTGGTTAATGAAATCTTCAAATCGAATTGCCTCAGGTACTAGAACAAGCTTTGTTTGATGATCAAGATACTTATAGTCTGCAGTCCATCTACCATTAAAAGCAACTATAATACATATTGTATCCATCCTGCAAGTCAAGAAAATGGAAAATTCAGGACATATTTATACAACAATCGTGAAGTTAAGGACaagatgtcctaaactttatcaatacaagttgcaaaacacaggacactatgtccttaatatttagaacaacagtcatgaagttaaggatatcatgtcctaaactttatcaatacaagttgcaaaaaCAGGACactatatccttaatatttacacagtagtcatgaagttaaggacatcatgtcctaaactttattagTATAGGTTGCAAaaacaggacactatgtccttaatttttacacAGTAGTCATCAAactaaggacatcatgtcctaaactttatcagtacaagttgcaaaaacaggacactatgtccttaactttgatgtgtgcagtcaaaatgttaagga
Encoded proteins:
- the LOC138908786 gene encoding uncharacterized protein; its protein translation is MSDIAKVDKKTFDYLMEEPPERWARSCSPRQRYDMLTTNIVESMNSVLLEAMRLPILRMMDFIQVKLQRWFYERRNEAEGTFYDVSCWVEEELKKKIDLAFTLNVFPVDSWRSRVEEEGITFLVDLNKRACDCFQFQFDELPCIHAIAAIEKRNIKKSNICSDWYLKESWLKTYERQIHPEGHTDSWIVPESVKSQVIKPPDFKVSPGRRQKKRHIPATESSKITFKCGRCRRIGHNRTSCIYSPAVHPFSRKHRE
- the LOC104119570 gene encoding uncharacterized protein, which encodes MDTICIIVAFNGRWTADYKYLDHQTKLVLVPEAIRFEDFINQVFEIIELDRDKFEAMIWFDINLGTSKGMLVSKDLDLHTCIELLKNHSLFKGCRFIVDILKRVFDSTSTFEHVNTETQQDNQDKCQQIMEIDVVETQPITEEMLQTFDSIQVEGQSIIEIDNEQALGIQVLESAPVIEGVAEKTFTQLTRQSSNSKQKESPTTILRENASLDEIKVGSIFDKKKSIINCFSNIAIEGHFDFKVVRSSSIRYSLKCNDDRCGWCVRGFRIKDSTLFKIVKIEKNHDCSVNTMKADQRHTISKLISGYIIDNLRDPRFEVTPAFVMAEMQKLHGLDIGYHKAWRAIQHASALIRGTPEENYELLSSYLYMMKSKNLGTYTNIKIDDNNR